One segment of Thermoanaerobacter kivui DNA contains the following:
- a CDS encoding tRNA 2-thiocytidine biosynthesis TtcA family protein — protein sequence MQKILGRIRRAVQDFNMIQEGDIIAVGVSGGKDSVTLLYGLHLLKNFYPEKFEVMGLMLTLGYDNFDPTPVENFCREKGIPFFIKETDIKKIVFDYRKEENPCSLCANLRRGALNNFAKEKECNKVALAHHYDDLIDTFIMNLFYNGRLHTFEPVSFLDRSKITVIRPLIYVKERDIRSEVKKSNLPVVTNPCPIEGHTKRHYIKNLLLELKKEIPEIDKRIFTAIKKDIFHFEG from the coding sequence ATGCAAAAAATACTTGGAAGAATAAGAAGAGCAGTTCAAGATTTTAATATGATACAAGAGGGAGATATAATAGCTGTTGGTGTTTCAGGAGGAAAAGACAGTGTAACCCTTTTGTATGGATTACATCTTCTTAAAAATTTTTATCCGGAGAAATTTGAGGTAATGGGATTGATGTTGACGTTAGGTTATGATAATTTTGACCCAACGCCTGTAGAAAATTTTTGCCGAGAAAAAGGGATACCTTTTTTTATTAAAGAAACCGATATAAAAAAGATAGTATTTGATTACAGGAAAGAAGAAAATCCATGCTCCTTGTGTGCAAATTTGAGAAGAGGAGCCCTAAATAATTTTGCAAAAGAAAAAGAATGCAATAAAGTGGCTTTAGCACATCATTATGATGACTTGATAGATACTTTTATCATGAATTTGTTTTACAATGGTAGGCTTCACACTTTTGAGCCTGTTTCTTTTTTAGATAGGTCAAAAATTACCGTTATAAGGCCTTTGATATATGTAAAGGAAAGGGATATAAGAAGCGAAGTTAAAAAAAGTAATTTGCCAGTCGTAACAAATCCTTGTCCTATTGAAGGCCATACTAAGAGACATTATATAAAAAATTTATTGTTGGAATTGAAAAAAGAGATACCTGAAATAGATAAAAGAATCTTTACAGCGATAAAAAAGGATATATTTCACTTTGAAGGATAA
- a CDS encoding class I SAM-dependent rRNA methyltransferase, with translation MADVILRNINIKRILNGHPWIYKTEIDRIERDYTPGEIVNVLNHKKEFIGKGYINLKSMITVRLLTRNIHEEIDEEFFRKRIKRAWEYRKKVMDNLNSCRVVFAEADFLPALIVDKFGDYLVLQTLSLGIDRYKETIVKLLIEILNPKGIYERNDVNVRELEGLPQQKGYLYGKFDTMQQFEENRIKFWVDIENGQKTGYFLDQKENRRAIQNYVKDAEVLDCFSHTGSFTVHALHYGAKRVETVDISEEAIEMAKKNVELNGYQERCNFVCDNAFDLLRKYDKENRKFDTVILDPPAFTKSKETVKDALRGYKEINLRALKILKSGGFLITCSCSQHIKPDMFLNIIKEAANDAKKTVRFVEQRTQSKDHPILLASEETQYLKCLILQVL, from the coding sequence ATGGCAGATGTTATATTAAGAAACATAAATATTAAAAGGATTTTAAATGGCCATCCTTGGATATACAAAACTGAAATTGATAGAATAGAAAGAGATTACACACCAGGAGAAATTGTAAATGTTTTAAATCACAAAAAAGAATTCATAGGAAAAGGCTATATAAATTTAAAATCCATGATAACAGTAAGACTATTGACTCGGAATATTCATGAAGAAATAGATGAAGAATTTTTTAGAAAAAGAATTAAAAGAGCCTGGGAATACAGAAAAAAGGTTATGGACAATTTAAACTCCTGTAGAGTCGTATTTGCAGAAGCAGATTTTTTACCTGCTTTAATCGTGGACAAATTTGGTGACTATCTCGTTCTTCAAACACTTTCATTAGGTATAGATCGATATAAAGAAACAATAGTAAAGCTTCTTATTGAAATATTAAATCCCAAAGGAATTTATGAAAGAAATGATGTAAATGTAAGAGAATTAGAGGGCCTTCCACAGCAAAAAGGTTATTTGTACGGCAAGTTTGACACAATGCAACAATTTGAAGAAAATAGAATAAAATTTTGGGTAGACATTGAAAATGGCCAAAAGACTGGATATTTTTTAGATCAAAAAGAAAACAGAAGAGCAATTCAAAATTACGTCAAAGATGCAGAAGTTCTTGATTGTTTCAGCCACACTGGTTCATTTACAGTACATGCCCTACACTATGGAGCAAAAAGAGTCGAGACAGTCGACATCTCTGAGGAAGCCATTGAAATGGCCAAAAAGAATGTAGAACTCAATGGTTATCAAGAAAGATGTAATTTCGTATGTGACAATGCCTTTGATTTGCTGAGGAAATACGACAAAGAAAATAGAAAATTTGACACTGTAATATTAGACCCTCCTGCCTTTACAAAAAGCAAAGAAACTGTAAAAGACGCTTTGAGAGGATATAAAGAAATAAATTTAAGAGCATTAAAAATTTTAAAAAGTGGAGGTTTCCTCATCACCTGTTCTTGTTCACAGCACATAAAACCTGATATGTTTTTAAATATAATTAAAGAAGCAGCCAATGATGCCAAAAAAACAGTAAGATTTGTAGAACAACGTACTCAATCAAAAGACCATCCAATATTATTAGCCTCTGAAGAAACTCAATACTTAAAGTGCCTAATTCTACAAGTCTTATAA
- a CDS encoding peptidoglycan-binding domain-containing protein → MERQQLGSRLLYEGTVGYDVLQLQMILQSLGYDPGPIEGIFGPRTKNAVMRFQRDNGLKVDGIVGPETMRVINMLIP, encoded by the coding sequence ATGGAGAGGCAACAATTAGGCTCCAGGCTTCTATACGAGGGTACCGTCGGATACGATGTCCTTCAGCTTCAGATGATTCTTCAAAGTTTAGGCTATGACCCTGGTCCAATAGAGGGCATTTTTGGGCCAAGAACCAAAAACGCCGTCATGAGATTTCAAAGAGACAATGGTCTTAAAGTGGATGGAATTGTAGGACCTGAAACAATGAGAGTTATAAATATGCTTATACCTTAA
- the pyrE gene encoding orotate phosphoribosyltransferase encodes MEREEVLEIFSKLGVINKGHFLLTSGKHSDTYLQCAKIFQYPKYSEIFSNELALKFKDYKIDVVIGPAIGGIILAYEVARQVGAKALFAEREEGVMKLRRGFEIKEGENVLVVEDVVTTGGSVKEVIKLVNSLKGNVVGVGSIVDRSDGKVNFEVLFKSVVSLYVEAFEKEECPLCKEGIPLVKPGSRKF; translated from the coding sequence ATGGAAAGAGAAGAAGTCTTAGAGATTTTTAGCAAGTTAGGAGTAATTAACAAAGGACATTTTTTATTGACATCAGGAAAACACAGCGACACCTATTTGCAGTGTGCGAAAATATTTCAATATCCTAAATACAGCGAAATTTTTAGTAACGAATTGGCGCTAAAATTTAAGGATTACAAAATAGATGTTGTAATAGGACCTGCAATTGGAGGAATTATATTGGCCTATGAAGTTGCTCGTCAGGTTGGAGCAAAAGCTCTTTTTGCAGAAAGAGAAGAAGGAGTGATGAAGCTAAGAAGAGGGTTTGAGATCAAAGAAGGAGAAAATGTGCTTGTAGTAGAAGATGTAGTGACAACAGGGGGCTCCGTAAAAGAAGTTATAAAGTTAGTCAATTCCTTAAAAGGTAATGTAGTAGGAGTTGGAAGTATAGTTGATAGAAGCGACGGAAAGGTAAATTTTGAAGTTCTTTTTAAGTCTGTGGTAAGCTTGTATGTTGAAGCATTTGAAAAAGAGGAATGTCCTCTTTGCAAAGAAGGCATTCCTCTTGTAAAGCCGGGAAGCAGGAAATTTTAA
- a CDS encoding dihydroorotate dehydrogenase yields MNLQVEVGGLKLKNPVMTASGTFGFGREYGEYIDLNQLGAIVVKGLTVKPKEGNPPPRVYETPCGMLNSVGLQNPGVDAFIEKELPFLRDYDVAVIVNIAGETIEEFAYMAKKLDIDGVDGIEINVSCPNVKKGGMAFGINPDDIFNITKEVKKVTQKTVIVKLTPNVTDIGVCAKAAEDGGADAVSLINTIAGMAINIDTRTPVFKNVIAGLSGPAIKPIALRMVYEAARAVKIPVIGMGGISSFKDALEFMIAGAKAVAIGTCNFVNPNCTIEVIEGIKQYMVLNNIEDINDIIGSLKVD; encoded by the coding sequence TTGAATTTACAAGTTGAAGTTGGAGGACTTAAGTTAAAAAATCCGGTGATGACAGCTTCAGGTACTTTTGGGTTTGGAAGAGAGTACGGAGAATATATTGATTTAAATCAATTAGGGGCAATAGTTGTAAAAGGACTTACAGTAAAACCTAAAGAAGGTAATCCACCTCCACGAGTTTATGAAACTCCTTGTGGAATGCTAAACAGTGTAGGGCTTCAAAATCCGGGTGTAGATGCTTTCATTGAGAAAGAGCTGCCCTTTTTAAGAGATTATGATGTTGCTGTAATAGTAAATATTGCAGGAGAAACCATTGAGGAATTTGCTTACATGGCAAAGAAGCTTGATATAGATGGTGTTGATGGAATTGAAATAAATGTCTCTTGTCCAAATGTGAAAAAAGGTGGTATGGCTTTTGGAATAAATCCTGATGATATATTTAATATAACAAAAGAAGTAAAAAAAGTTACACAAAAAACTGTTATTGTAAAATTAACACCAAATGTGACGGATATTGGGGTTTGTGCTAAAGCAGCAGAAGATGGAGGAGCAGATGCTGTATCTTTAATTAATACAATTGCAGGAATGGCTATAAATATTGATACAAGAACCCCTGTTTTTAAGAACGTGATTGCGGGTTTGTCTGGACCTGCTATAAAGCCTATTGCCCTTAGGATGGTGTATGAGGCAGCGAGAGCCGTGAAAATTCCTGTTATAGGTATGGGCGGTATAAGTTCATTTAAAGATGCATTAGAATTTATGATTGCGGGGGCGAAGGCAGTGGCAATTGGCACTTGTAATTTTGTAAATCCCAATTGCACAATTGAGGTTATTGAGGGCATAAAACAATATATGGTTTTAAACAATATAGAAGACATAAATGATATTATAGGTTCTTTAAAGGTTGATTAA
- a CDS encoding dihydroorotate dehydrogenase electron transfer subunit has product MKSRILSNEKIASGIYKLVFEWKGGIPSPGQFVMVDCKDKTFLKRPISVCSADDKSMTIVYQVKGEGTKNLSEMKKGDTIEVTGPHGHGFELYEDKNVLIVGGGIGIPPLLYLVKKIKAKNSYIALGFKSEIFLVEEFKNLGEVIVTTEDGSFGKKGMVTQVIEDIIDKIDIIYGCGPKPMLKILQDISLKNNIPCQISVEERMACGIGACLVCACKVKKDGGFEYKRVCKDGPVFWAEEVEF; this is encoded by the coding sequence ATGAAGAGCAGGATATTGTCTAATGAAAAGATAGCCAGTGGCATTTATAAATTGGTATTTGAGTGGAAAGGGGGAATACCCTCTCCAGGCCAATTTGTAATGGTAGACTGCAAAGACAAGACTTTTCTAAAAAGGCCTATAAGCGTATGCTCTGCTGATGACAAATCAATGACAATTGTATATCAGGTTAAAGGGGAAGGTACTAAAAATTTATCCGAAATGAAAAAAGGAGACACAATTGAAGTAACAGGTCCTCACGGACATGGTTTTGAACTATATGAGGACAAAAATGTGTTAATAGTAGGAGGGGGAATAGGCATTCCTCCCCTTCTATACCTTGTTAAAAAAATCAAAGCAAAAAATTCGTATATTGCGTTGGGATTTAAAAGTGAAATTTTTCTTGTGGAGGAGTTTAAAAATTTAGGAGAAGTTATTGTCACGACAGAGGACGGAAGTTTTGGGAAAAAAGGAATGGTGACACAAGTAATTGAGGATATAATTGATAAGATTGACATAATATATGGCTGTGGACCAAAACCTATGCTAAAGATATTACAAGATATTTCTCTTAAAAATAACATTCCTTGTCAAATATCTGTAGAAGAAAGGATGGCTTGTGGCATAGGAGCTTGTCTTGTATGCGCTTGCAAAGTGAAAAAAGATGGTGGTTTTGAGTACAAAAGAGTGTGCAAAGATGGTCCCGTCTTTTGGGCAGAGGAGGTGGAGTTTTGA
- the pyrF gene encoding orotidine-5'-phosphate decarboxylase yields the protein MFIDKLIESIKAKKSPVVVGLDPRIEKTPQFIKDVAFKRKGENIEGISEALYLFNKGIIDAVYDVVPAVKIQVAFYEAYGIEGFKAFFKTAEYAKNLGLMVIADVKRGDIQEVAKMYSKAYLQNQLFDAITVNPYMGEDTIIPYVEDAIKYNKGIFALVKTSNKGSKDIQDIKTATGEYVYQRVAKIINKISKSAVGKYGYSSIGAVVGATYPEEAKVLRKEMPNCFFLVPGYGAQGGTVEGIMDCFDENGLGAIINSSRSVIYAYQSPYWKDVYSEYEYAQAARAEVILMTGMINNGLVKRKYIAC from the coding sequence ATGTTTATTGATAAATTAATTGAGAGTATAAAAGCTAAGAAAAGCCCTGTTGTAGTGGGGCTTGACCCCAGAATTGAAAAAACTCCACAATTTATAAAAGACGTTGCTTTTAAGAGAAAAGGAGAAAATATTGAAGGCATATCTGAAGCTTTATACCTTTTTAACAAAGGTATAATAGATGCAGTCTACGATGTTGTGCCTGCGGTCAAAATCCAAGTTGCTTTTTATGAAGCTTATGGGATAGAAGGATTTAAAGCTTTCTTCAAAACTGCTGAATACGCTAAAAATTTAGGGCTTATGGTAATAGCGGATGTTAAAAGAGGAGATATACAAGAGGTTGCAAAAATGTATTCAAAAGCTTATTTGCAAAACCAGTTGTTTGATGCGATTACTGTAAATCCTTACATGGGTGAAGATACTATAATCCCTTACGTAGAAGATGCGATCAAATACAATAAGGGTATATTTGCACTTGTCAAAACTTCAAATAAAGGTTCTAAAGATATACAGGATATAAAAACTGCAACAGGAGAATACGTCTATCAACGAGTTGCTAAAATAATAAATAAAATTTCAAAGTCAGCAGTTGGGAAATATGGCTATAGTTCTATAGGTGCAGTAGTAGGTGCAACTTATCCAGAGGAGGCAAAAGTGCTAAGAAAGGAAATGCCAAATTGTTTCTTTCTAGTGCCAGGCTATGGGGCACAAGGGGGGACTGTTGAAGGTATAATGGATTGTTTTGATGAGAATGGACTTGGCGCGATAATAAATTCTTCCCGGAGCGTTATCTATGCATATCAAAGTCCTTACTGGAAAGATGTATATTCTGAATATGAGTATGCACAAGCGGCGAGAGCAGAGGTAATTCTTATGACAGGCATGATTAACAATGGGCTTGTTAAAAGAAAATACATTGCTTGTTGA
- a CDS encoding dihydroorotase, translating into MKMIIKNGTVIDGFGSEVKADILIDYGIIKAIDKNIQASDGIVIDATGKYVLPGFVDMHTHLRQPGFEEKETIKTGTEAAAAGGYTTVACMPNTNPTIDNEIVVEYVKSIAQREGVVKVLPIGAMTKGMKGEEITEMAKLKKAGAVALSDDGFPIMSAGLMKRIMTYGKMYDLLMITHCEDRTLSGEGVMNSGVISTMIGLKGIPREAEEVMLARNIILAKSTGVRIHIAHISTKGSVELIREAKERGVKITAEVTPHNLTLTDEAVYNYDTNTKAYPPLRTREDIEALIEGLKDGTIDAIATDHAPHTKDDKKVPYDMAAFGISGLETAFSVINTFLVQTGKITIKELVNYMSINPAKILGISSGIKVGAIADIVIVDPYEEYVVDKDKFKSKGKNTPFHGMRLKGVVEYTIVEGQIKYARDRKIEKIEV; encoded by the coding sequence ATGAAGATGATTATAAAAAATGGTACTGTAATAGACGGGTTTGGGAGTGAAGTTAAAGCGGATATATTGATAGACTATGGTATCATAAAAGCGATTGACAAAAATATACAAGCCTCAGACGGGATAGTGATTGATGCGACAGGCAAATATGTACTCCCAGGTTTTGTGGATATGCACACCCATTTAAGGCAGCCGGGATTTGAAGAGAAAGAGACTATTAAAACAGGAACAGAAGCTGCAGCAGCAGGAGGTTACACTACTGTTGCCTGCATGCCAAATACAAATCCTACTATAGACAATGAAATAGTAGTAGAATATGTAAAAAGCATTGCGCAAAGAGAAGGAGTTGTAAAAGTACTACCTATAGGAGCTATGACAAAGGGAATGAAAGGTGAAGAGATAACCGAGATGGCAAAACTTAAAAAAGCAGGGGCTGTTGCCTTATCTGATGACGGTTTTCCAATAATGAGTGCAGGGCTTATGAAGAGGATAATGACATATGGAAAAATGTATGACTTACTCATGATAACTCACTGTGAAGACAGAACATTGAGTGGCGAAGGTGTAATGAATAGCGGAGTAATTTCCACAATGATAGGATTAAAAGGCATACCAAGAGAAGCAGAAGAAGTCATGCTTGCAAGAAATATTATACTTGCAAAGTCAACTGGTGTAAGGATTCACATCGCGCATATCTCAACAAAGGGAAGTGTCGAACTTATAAGAGAAGCGAAAGAAAGGGGAGTAAAAATAACTGCGGAGGTTACTCCTCACAATCTCACATTGACAGATGAGGCAGTTTACAACTATGATACAAACACAAAGGCATATCCTCCTTTGAGAACAAGGGAAGACATAGAAGCCCTTATAGAAGGATTGAAAGATGGCACAATAGATGCAATCGCGACAGACCATGCCCCTCACACTAAGGATGACAAAAAAGTACCTTACGACATGGCTGCTTTTGGAATATCGGGCTTAGAGACAGCCTTCTCTGTGATAAATACTTTCCTTGTACAGACAGGTAAAATAACCATAAAAGAGTTAGTCAATTACATGAGTATAAATCCTGCGAAAATATTAGGTATATCCAGTGGGATAAAGGTAGGGGCGATAGCGGATATTGTAATTGTAGACCCTTATGAAGAGTATGTAGTTGACAAAGATAAATTTAAATCAAAAGGGAAAAACACACCTTTCCATGGTATGAGGCTAAAAGGAGTTGTGGAATACACAATAGTTGAAGGTCAAATAAAATATGCAAGGGATAGAAAAATTGAAAAAATTGAGGTATAA
- a CDS encoding aspartate carbamoyltransferase catalytic subunit has protein sequence MDRKDLLGIKDLSKEEILEVLDTAKEMKKILNGEKYSQILKGKTVVTIFFEPSTRTRLSFEMAAKYLGAHYGNIEVATSSVAKGESLIDTIRTVEMMKADVIIPRHNMSGAPHLMAKYTDASIINAGDGINEHPTQALLDMMTIREKKESFEGLKVAIIGDIMHSRVARSNIWGLKKMGAEVRVAGPSTLMPPQIEKMGVKTYYNVEEAIKDADVVMGLRIQLERQKSGLFPSIDEYREYFGINKERMKLAKADAILMHPGPINRNIEVTSEAANAEYSAIEEQVTNGVAVRMALLKILCERRN, from the coding sequence GTGGATAGAAAAGACCTATTAGGCATTAAGGATTTATCGAAAGAAGAAATACTGGAAGTTTTAGACACTGCAAAGGAGATGAAAAAAATTCTAAATGGAGAAAAATATTCACAGATACTAAAGGGAAAGACAGTTGTGACGATTTTTTTCGAACCTAGCACGAGGACAAGACTATCTTTTGAGATGGCAGCAAAGTATTTAGGCGCTCATTACGGCAATATAGAAGTGGCAACCAGCAGTGTTGCTAAAGGGGAGTCTTTAATAGACACCATAAGGACTGTTGAGATGATGAAGGCGGATGTGATAATACCAAGGCACAACATGAGTGGAGCGCCGCATCTTATGGCAAAATACACAGATGCCTCTATCATAAACGCAGGAGATGGTATAAATGAACATCCCACCCAAGCCTTGTTGGACATGATGACAATCAGAGAAAAGAAAGAAAGCTTTGAAGGATTAAAAGTGGCGATAATAGGAGACATTATGCACAGCAGAGTTGCACGGTCAAATATATGGGGACTTAAAAAGATGGGGGCGGAAGTGAGAGTTGCAGGCCCTTCCACCTTGATGCCACCCCAAATAGAAAAGATGGGAGTTAAAACTTACTACAATGTAGAAGAAGCTATAAAGGATGCGGATGTAGTGATGGGACTAAGAATTCAATTGGAAAGGCAAAAAAGTGGACTATTCCCATCAATTGACGAATACAGAGAATATTTTGGGATAAATAAAGAGAGAATGAAACTTGCAAAAGCCGATGCGATATTGATGCATCCAGGACCTATAAACAGAAATATTGAAGTTACTTCAGAAGCAGCAAATGCTGAGTATTCTGCCATAGAAGAACAGGTAACGAATGGTGTCGCTGTCAGGATGGCACTTTTAAAAATACTTTGTGAAAGGAGAAATTAA
- the pyrR gene encoding bifunctional pyr operon transcriptional regulator/uracil phosphoribosyltransferase PyrR, producing MKIKAEIMDEKAIDRALIRIAHEIVERNKGIEDVVLVGIKTRGVPLAERIARYISRIEGKKPPVGSLDITLYRDDLTTDLEQPVVKKKDIGVDVVGKIVVLVDDVIYTGRTIRAAMDAIIDLGRPKAIQLAELIDRGHRELPIKPDYVGKNVPTSKNEIVNVMLEEVDKVNRVVITEK from the coding sequence TTGAAGATAAAAGCAGAGATAATGGATGAAAAAGCTATAGACAGAGCCTTGATAAGAATAGCCCATGAGATTGTGGAAAGGAATAAAGGCATTGAAGATGTGGTTTTGGTAGGCATTAAGACAAGAGGAGTGCCTTTAGCAGAAAGAATAGCAAGGTATATATCGCGAATTGAAGGAAAAAAGCCTCCAGTAGGGTCATTGGATATCACCCTATACCGTGATGACCTTACCACAGACCTTGAACAGCCTGTAGTCAAGAAAAAAGATATAGGTGTGGATGTGGTAGGTAAAATAGTGGTGTTAGTGGACGACGTGATATACACAGGAAGGACTATAAGGGCTGCTATGGATGCAATTATCGATTTAGGGAGGCCTAAGGCAATACAGCTGGCAGAATTAATAGACAGAGGGCACAGGGAATTGCCGATAAAGCCAGATTATGTAGGTAAAAATGTTCCAACATCAAAAAATGAAATAGTAAATGTGATGTTGGAGGAAGTAGACAAAGTCAACAGAGTGGTAATAACTGAAAAGTAG
- a CDS encoding AIR synthase family protein, which translates to MEVGKVPVEILKRSVFPYLGVKRKEVLVHSQLGEDSSIIDFGEYVAVLSTDPITASEKLSGFLSVIISCNDLASCGAKPIGILSTILLPEGTEESTLHGIMKEIDRAAKKLSIEVLGGHTEITTTVNKPIISTTAIGMAKKGEYITTKGAKIDDDVIVTKALGLEGTAILATDYKDLLLKGYDKDFILKAQSFINEISVIEEGLTAAQNGANAMHDITEGGILGAAYEIAEASGLGIEIYEEKLPVRPETKEICRFFGINPLKLISSGSMIITASDGDKIVKSLSEKGIQATIIGKIIKEGKYLITSKGKEEITPPERDEIYLVNRERIKV; encoded by the coding sequence ATGGAAGTAGGAAAAGTACCTGTAGAAATACTAAAAAGAAGTGTTTTCCCTTATCTTGGCGTTAAAAGAAAAGAAGTTTTAGTCCACTCCCAATTAGGAGAAGACAGTAGCATAATCGATTTCGGCGAATACGTGGCAGTCCTTTCAACAGACCCCATAACAGCATCAGAGAAATTAAGCGGCTTTTTATCTGTCATAATATCCTGTAATGATTTAGCTTCTTGTGGCGCAAAGCCAATTGGAATATTATCAACTATACTGCTTCCTGAAGGTACTGAAGAATCTACTTTACATGGCATCATGAAAGAAATAGATAGAGCAGCAAAAAAATTAAGCATTGAAGTTTTAGGAGGCCACACAGAAATAACCACTACAGTAAACAAGCCTATTATAAGCACAACAGCAATTGGTATGGCTAAAAAAGGTGAGTACATAACCACAAAAGGCGCAAAAATAGACGATGATGTCATAGTTACAAAAGCTTTAGGCCTTGAAGGCACAGCAATTTTAGCAACTGACTATAAAGATTTGCTGCTAAAGGGCTACGATAAAGATTTTATCTTAAAAGCACAAAGTTTTATAAACGAAATAAGTGTCATAGAAGAAGGACTTACTGCAGCACAAAATGGTGCAAATGCAATGCACGATATAACAGAAGGAGGAATATTAGGAGCAGCCTATGAAATCGCAGAAGCATCAGGCCTTGGCATTGAAATATATGAGGAAAAATTGCCAGTACGCCCTGAAACAAAAGAAATTTGCCGTTTTTTTGGCATAAACCCTTTAAAGCTCATATCCAGCGGTTCAATGATAATTACTGCCAGTGATGGAGATAAAATAGTCAAATCTCTATCTGAAAAAGGAATACAAGCTACAATAATAGGTAAAATTATAAAAGAAGGGAAATATTTAATAACATCAAAAGGAAAAGAAGAAATAACTCCACCAGAGCGAGATGAGATATATTTAGTAAATAGAGAGAGGATAAAAGTTTAA
- a CDS encoding RluA family pseudouridine synthase, translated as MNVVDKIVLQGEKEDEGKRIDVFLAAELDYTRSYIKKLIVDELVFVNGKTVKPSYKVKENDEVVVNIPEAEKIDVLPENIPLDILYEDDDIIVINKPQGMVVHPAPGNYSGTLVNALLYHCKNLSGINGILRPGIVHRLDKDTSGVMVVAKNDKAHISLSNQIKERSVFKKYVAIVEGVIKDEEGKIEAPIGRHPVDRKKMAVIEDGRYALTLYKVLERFKENTLIEAVIKTGRTHQIRVHMAYIGHPVVGDPVYGFKKQKFKLEGQALHSSILGFVHPTKGVYMEFEAPLPEYFVRLIEILRRSTY; from the coding sequence ATGAACGTAGTAGATAAGATAGTTTTGCAAGGAGAAAAAGAGGATGAGGGAAAGAGAATAGACGTTTTTCTTGCGGCAGAGTTAGATTACACAAGGTCTTATATTAAAAAATTGATTGTGGATGAGCTTGTTTTTGTAAATGGTAAAACGGTAAAGCCCAGTTATAAGGTAAAAGAGAATGATGAGGTTGTTGTAAATATCCCAGAGGCAGAGAAAATTGATGTACTGCCAGAAAATATACCTTTGGATATTCTTTATGAAGACGATGATATAATTGTGATAAATAAGCCGCAGGGAATGGTAGTGCATCCGGCACCGGGAAATTACAGTGGTACACTTGTAAATGCACTTCTTTACCACTGCAAAAATTTATCGGGAATTAACGGCATTTTAAGGCCGGGTATAGTTCACAGGCTTGATAAGGATACCTCTGGTGTGATGGTTGTTGCTAAAAATGATAAGGCTCATATAAGCCTTTCTAATCAAATAAAAGAGAGAAGTGTTTTTAAAAAATATGTTGCTATTGTAGAGGGAGTTATAAAAGATGAAGAGGGGAAGATTGAAGCACCTATAGGAAGGCACCCTGTTGACAGAAAAAAGATGGCTGTAATAGAGGATGGAAGATATGCTCTTACATTGTACAAAGTTTTGGAGCGTTTTAAAGAAAATACGTTGATAGAGGCGGTTATAAAGACAGGTAGGACTCATCAGATAAGAGTGCATATGGCTTATATTGGTCATCCTGTTGTAGGGGACCCAGTATATGGTTTTAAAAAGCAAAAGTTTAAATTGGAGGGGCAGGCATTACATTCAAGTATTTTAGGATTTGTTCATCCTACGAAAGGAGTTTACATGGAGTTTGAAGCTCCTCTTCCTGAGTATTTTGTAAGGTTGATTGAAATTTTAAGACGTTCCACTTATTAA
- the lspA gene encoding signal peptidase II: MAIVIVAFVVFLDQLTKYLAVKYLMLIGSYPVIKNFFHLTYVENKGAAFGMLQNKTLFFIVITVIVGAVLIYSMIKLPGNSVYNYTLAMILGGAIGNLIDRVRLGYVVDFIDFKFFPAVFNVADSFIVIGAIILGYLMIFREKA, translated from the coding sequence TTGGCGATAGTTATTGTAGCTTTTGTGGTTTTTCTTGACCAATTGACGAAGTATCTTGCAGTGAAGTACCTTATGCTTATAGGAAGTTATCCGGTTATAAAGAATTTTTTTCATCTTACTTATGTGGAGAATAAAGGTGCGGCATTTGGTATGCTTCAGAATAAGACTCTTTTTTTTATAGTTATAACAGTAATTGTAGGGGCTGTGCTAATTTATTCTATGATTAAACTGCCAGGGAATAGTGTGTATAATTATACACTTGCTATGATCCTGGGGGGCGCTATTGGAAACCTTATAGACAGAGTTAGACTCGGATATGTTGTAGACTTTATTGATTTTAAATTTTTCCCTGCGGTTTTTAATGTTGCAGATTCTTTTATAGTTATAGGAGCTATTATATTAGGATATCTTATGATTTTTAGGGAGAAGGCGTGA